The following are from one region of the Paenalkalicoccus suaedae genome:
- a CDS encoding class I SAM-dependent methyltransferase, protein MSFTNTEEYDNPELYDKENDAYTPEFALLQKWAERCEGPIVDLACGTGRLTLPLAKRGYDIIGVDSHARMLDAARKKAEALGVEVDWQEQDATKLRLGSKSSFIYCVGNSFQHFLTNEDQDGLLFSVHTHLEAGGVFVFGTRFPSAEELLQPPVEEYWRSYSDGNLEVDLSTVSRYDALDQLQHYTTIRKYKNTDGQVVDEKTTNIQLRYVFPKEMERLLEGHGFEIEAVYGDWQETPATGESAEMVYLCRRGES, encoded by the coding sequence ATGTCATTTACGAATACAGAAGAATACGATAATCCAGAGCTTTATGATAAGGAAAACGATGCGTATACGCCTGAGTTTGCGCTGTTGCAAAAATGGGCGGAGCGTTGCGAGGGTCCGATTGTGGATCTTGCCTGCGGTACTGGGAGGTTGACATTGCCGCTTGCGAAGCGTGGTTACGACATTATAGGTGTCGATAGTCATGCTAGGATGCTTGATGCGGCGCGGAAGAAGGCTGAGGCGCTTGGTGTTGAGGTGGATTGGCAGGAGCAGGATGCGACGAAATTACGGCTTGGTTCGAAGAGTTCGTTCATTTACTGCGTGGGGAATTCGTTCCAGCATTTCCTCACCAATGAGGATCAGGATGGCTTGCTCTTCTCTGTACATACGCATTTAGAGGCGGGCGGCGTGTTTGTGTTTGGCACGCGATTCCCGAGCGCGGAGGAGCTGTTGCAACCGCCGGTGGAGGAGTACTGGCGCAGCTATTCGGACGGCAATTTGGAGGTCGATCTGTCGACCGTGAGCCGCTACGATGCGCTAGATCAACTTCAACATTATACGACGATAAGAAAATACAAGAACACAGATGGCCAGGTTGTCGACGAGAAAACAACCAATATACAGCTCCGCTATGTTTTCCCCAAAGAAATGGAGAGATTGCTTGAAGGCCATGGATTTGAGATCGAGGCGGTCTATGGAGATTGGCAGGAGACGCCGGCTACGGGTGAGAGTGCGGAGATGGTGTATCTGTGTCGGAGAGGAGAGAGTTGA
- a CDS encoding NAD-dependent epimerase/dehydratase family protein: MKKVVVTGGSGLLGPDVIREFLDHNYEVVNADTKHPKEALCRTVITDLTNLGEVYGVLAGADAVVHLAAIPVAYSHANEVTFQNNVMSTYNVLEAAGTLGIKKAVISSSESSYGIVFSQKGLTPKYVPVDEEHPQLPEESYGLSKIVNEQTADMINRRTGMQVVSFRLGNVIAPHMYANFPGFIHEPEERKTIMWSYIDTRDAATAYRLAVETDGLGSVAVNIGADDTSMDIESKSLMEQIYPTVTDMRGNIDGYTALFSNKKAKELLGWQPVYKWREEVGK, from the coding sequence ATGAAGAAGGTTGTTGTTACTGGTGGTAGTGGATTGCTTGGTCCGGATGTGATTCGGGAGTTTTTAGATCATAACTATGAGGTAGTTAATGCGGATACAAAGCATCCTAAGGAAGCACTGTGTCGAACGGTGATCACGGATTTAACGAATTTAGGTGAGGTCTACGGCGTGCTTGCCGGCGCGGATGCGGTGGTGCACTTGGCTGCGATTCCGGTTGCTTATTCGCATGCAAACGAGGTGACGTTCCAAAATAACGTCATGTCTACCTATAACGTGTTGGAGGCAGCGGGGACGTTAGGCATTAAAAAAGCAGTGATTTCATCCAGTGAGTCGAGTTACGGCATTGTTTTCTCCCAAAAAGGTCTGACGCCAAAGTATGTGCCGGTGGATGAGGAGCATCCGCAGTTGCCGGAGGAGAGCTATGGCTTGTCGAAAATTGTCAACGAGCAGACAGCGGACATGATCAATCGCCGCACGGGCATGCAGGTAGTGTCGTTCCGCCTCGGCAATGTGATCGCGCCGCACATGTACGCGAACTTCCCCGGCTTCATTCACGAGCCGGAGGAGCGCAAGACGATCATGTGGAGCTACATCGACACGCGCGACGCGGCAACGGCCTATCGCCTGGCCGTTGAGACGGACGGGCTCGGCTCTGTCGCGGTAAATATCGGCGCCGACGACACGAGCATGGACATCGAGAGCAAGTCGCTCATGGAGCAAATTTACCCGACCGTTACTGATATGCGAGGAAACATCGACGGCTACACCGCACTCTTTAGCAACAAAAAAGCAAAGGAGCTATTGGGGTGGCAGCCGGTTTACAAGTGGAGAGAAGAAGTAGGGAAATAG